The Calditrichota bacterium genome segment CCCGCACAATGGCGGCCAGCGACTTGGGCCTGCCCAGCAGGTCACGCACGTAGACAACTCCCTTGATGTCATCCAGGGTCTTCTCGTACACCGGCAGACGGCTGTAGCCCGACTGGCGAAAGACGCGCTGCGCCTGTTGCAGGGTGCTATTGAGGGGCAGGGCGACCATATCCACGCGCGGCACCATGATGTTTCTCACCGGTCGCGCTGCCAGCCGTAGAAGGCGCGAAATCAGGTCGCGCTCATGCCTGGCGATGGTGCCGGCGGCAAAGCTCTCGCGCAGCAGGATGGCCAGGTCTTTGCGCGAGAACACGGCGTAGGTGGCGCGCGCATCCGCGGCTCGTGGCCCCGCCAGCTTGAGCACCGCCCACCGCAGCACGGAGTTCACCGGCCAGAAGACCAGTTCGAACAAGCGCAACGGATAGGCAAGGGGTTGAACCAAGCGCTGCGCCCTCTCGCGCATAACCGTCTTGGGTACAATCTCTCCGGCAACAAGAAGAACGAGGGCGGAGTCAACGATAATGCTTCCGGGCGGCAAGTGCGGTTGCAACAGGAGGGCCGCAAGGGCCGAGAAGAGCACCGTAGCGACGTTGTTGCCCACCAGGGTGGTAAAGATGAAACGTTCAGGATTCTGCACGAAACCATAAGCAAGGCCGGCGCCTCGCTTCCCTGTGCGCCGGGCTATTTCGCAGCGGACGCGGTCGGCCGCGACGAAGACCACTTCGGTGCCTGAGAAGAAGGCGCTGAGCGCCAACGCCAGGAACATGCCGGCCAACGACACAGGTGAGCCTCCGCCTATTCCTCGCGCGCCGTCGCCTTGCCTGAGGTAGCGGCGGCCACACGCCGCAGGAATTCTTCGGCAAGGCTTTGCCGCACCGCAACCACCAGGTTCACTTGCTGGCCATAATCGACCGCGTGCACCCGCCCCTGCACCTTGCGGACCACCTGTTCCACGGCGCTCTCCAGGTCGTAGGGGCAGCTCACCGTGAACGTGCGCGTTAGGAAGCGCTCCACCACGCCGGCGCGTTCGAGTGTTTCGGCGGCACACTGCCCATAGGCCCGCGCCAAGCCGCCCATGCCGAGCTTCGTACCGCCAAAGTACCTGGTGACCACCAGGATGAGATTGGTGAGGCATCGCCCTTCCAAGGCGTCTAAGATGGGTTTGCCAGCGGTGCCGGAAGGTTCGCCGGCGTCGCTGCTGCGCACCAGCACCTGTGCCCCGCAGCCAAGGCGGTAGGCGTAGCAGTGGTGGGTGGCATCGTGGAAGCGGCGTTGGACCTCGGCCAGGAAAGCCTCGGCTTCCGCGCGGCTGGTCACAGGCTGGACCTGCCCCACAAACCGCGAGCCCTTGACCCTGATTTGGTGCTCGGCATACCCCGCCACCGTGCGATAGGCATCCGCTGCCGGCGATGTGAGTTTGTCCCTTGCCATTGCCTTGGCCTCCTCCGTGGGTTAGAATATACGCAACGCCCTCGCGATGTGCAAGAGCTTTCTCGGGGAAACCGCGGGGAGCGCTACAGTGCGGCTCATTGGGCGAAGGAAGATCGGCAACATCCCGGGAGCGCAGAACGCGAACGGCTGTCTAATGCGGGCAGACTGGCGGGGTTGCAAGGCCAAGAGGAAGCCGAGCCGATTCCCTCAGAAGCACCACGGGCAACTGTGGCCCGAGGCTGCGTGGACTTTCCAGTTGCCGGCCGTGGGAGGTCCCACAACTCGGCCGGCACTGCGCCAGCGGCGCGCGCTGCTGAGCCATCTTTCGACCAGCCCCCACGTGCCCCGATTCCCACGCAGCAAATATGCCCACCCCTTCTCCGGTCGGGCGAGGTGGGCATATTCCTGCAACCACACCAACAGACTCTTCTCTCGATGCCTCTCTATCCCCTGGGCGTCACTCCTCTGGGCGCAGCCACCCCCACCGGGTTCAGGCGCGCGCATGCTTGGCGCTCTCGCGGATCAAGCTACGCCCGATGACGTTGCGCTGGATCTGGTTGGTACCCTCATAGATCTGGGTGATCTTGGCATCGCGCATGTACTTTTCGATGGGGTATTCGCGCATGTAGCCGTAGCCACCAAAGATTTGCACGGCATCAGTGGTGACCTTCATGGCCACATCAGAAGCAAAGACCTTGGTCATGGCCGAAACCTTGGCGATGTCAGTGGCCCCGGAGTCGATGTAGCGGGCCACGCTGTAGATGAGAGCGCGCGCCGCCTCGATTTGCGTCGCCATGTCCGCCAGCATGTGCTGCACCGCCTGGAAGGCAATGATGGGCTGACCAAACTGGTGCCGCTGCCGGGCATAGTTCACGGCCAGGTCAAAGGCCCCTTGCGCGATGCCCAAGGCCTGGGCAGCAACACCAGGGCGCGACTTGTCCAATGTCTTCATGGCGATGATGAAGCCGTGCCCTTCCTTGCCCAAAAGGTTCTCCTTTGGCACGCGGCAGTCTTCGAAAATCAGCTCGCAGGTTGCCGAAGCGCGAATGCCCATCTTGTCTTCCTTCTTGCCGTAGGAGAATCCCTCCATACCCTCCTCGACGATGAAGGCGGAGGCGCCACGTCCACCCCGGGCCGGGTCGGTCATGGCAATTACGGTGTAAATCTTGGCCACGCCGCCATTGGTGATAAAGTGTTTGGTGCCGTTGAGCACATAGCAGTCGCCATCTTTGCGCGCCGTCGTCTTGATGGCCTCGGCATCGGAGCCTGCTTCCGGCTCGGTCAACCCGAAGGCGGCCAGTGCCTCTCCGTTGGCCAAGCGGGGCAGGTAGCGC includes the following:
- a CDS encoding YigZ family protein; its protein translation is MARDKLTSPAADAYRTVAGYAEHQIRVKGSRFVGQVQPVTSRAEAEAFLAEVQRRFHDATHHCYAYRLGCGAQVLVRSSDAGEPSGTAGKPILDALEGRCLTNLILVVTRYFGGTKLGMGGLARAYGQCAAETLERAGVVERFLTRTFTVSCPYDLESAVEQVVRKVQGRVHAVDYGQQVNLVVAVRQSLAEEFLRRVAAATSGKATAREE
- a CDS encoding HlyC/CorC family transporter is translated as MSLAGMFLALALSAFFSGTEVVFVAADRVRCEIARRTGKRGAGLAYGFVQNPERFIFTTLVGNNVATVLFSALAALLLQPHLPPGSIIVDSALVLLVAGEIVPKTVMRERAQRLVQPLAYPLRLFELVFWPVNSVLRWAVLKLAGPRAADARATYAVFSRKDLAILLRESFAAGTIARHERDLISRLLRLAARPVRNIMVPRVDMVALPLNSTLQQAQRVFRQSGYSRLPVYEKTLDDIKGVVYVRDLLGRPKSLAAIVRDVLFVPATTSCYRLLLEFRRAGAAVAVALDEYGGTAGMVTLEDVLEELFGEIEDEHDEEVTLWRPLPDGGIWVDARLGVEELNAAMRWKLPPGPYSTIAGFILWRLGRIPRRGEFVQVGPYQFQVLRATRKRILSLKATLVQME
- a CDS encoding acyl-CoA dehydrogenase family protein; this translates as MDYFLTEEQKMLREMARTVAEEKIRPVAAKHDQSGEFPWEIVKTLAEMDFFRVWIEEKYGGLGGGVLDLVIVTEELSRACGGIALALAGTALGAFPIIIAGNDEQKARYLPRLANGEALAAFGLTEPEAGSDAEAIKTTARKDGDCYVLNGTKHFITNGGVAKIYTVIAMTDPARGGRGASAFIVEEGMEGFSYGKKEDKMGIRASATCELIFEDCRVPKENLLGKEGHGFIIAMKTLDKSRPGVAAQALGIAQGAFDLAVNYARQRHQFGQPIIAFQAVQHMLADMATQIEAARALIYSVARYIDSGATDIAKVSAMTKVFASDVAMKVTTDAVQIFGGYGYMREYPIEKYMRDAKITQIYEGTNQIQRNVIGRSLIRESAKHARA